In one Sphingobacterium daejeonense genomic region, the following are encoded:
- a CDS encoding cell division protein ZapB gives MKTDVNKIESREAQAAPVVKRDNSKIYFFVIAIAALLATNIYFYVKYKSSGEKLYTVTLQKENLQIEIDRIEAELDNIKSEGISSTAALVSAEQSARQKIEDLRKGLEKNEISGPQIEAAKLEVSQLKDQVSKMKDDFTALKIKNQLLAETNNELNEKVKENEAKTASLVNERNVLSDKIAKASSVKVSNVHIVGIEEKRNGSLENENRAKRIDKLQINFTIADNPLAAMGKKNVYVRIINPKGNLIANSEDLFFSAW, from the coding sequence ATGAAAACAGACGTAAACAAGATAGAATCTAGAGAAGCGCAAGCGGCCCCGGTCGTTAAGCGGGATAATTCTAAGATCTACTTTTTCGTAATTGCAATTGCAGCCCTGCTTGCTACAAACATATATTTTTATGTAAAATATAAGTCCTCTGGCGAGAAACTATATACAGTTACCCTACAGAAAGAAAATTTACAGATAGAAATAGATCGTATTGAGGCGGAATTAGATAATATAAAATCTGAAGGCATTTCTAGTACAGCAGCATTGGTATCTGCCGAGCAATCCGCTCGTCAGAAAATTGAGGATTTACGAAAAGGGCTCGAAAAAAATGAAATATCCGGTCCACAAATTGAGGCTGCCAAATTAGAGGTTTCTCAATTGAAGGATCAGGTATCTAAAATGAAGGACGATTTTACAGCCTTGAAAATCAAGAATCAATTGTTGGCTGAAACCAATAATGAACTTAATGAAAAGGTCAAAGAAAATGAAGCGAAAACAGCATCTTTGGTGAATGAACGCAATGTTCTGAGCGATAAGATTGCCAAAGCATCCTCAGTTAAGGTTTCTAATGTTCATATTGTAGGAATCGAAGAAAAAAGAAACGGGTCATTGGAAAATGAAAACCGTGCAAAACGTATTGATAAACTTCAGATCAACTTTACGATTGCAGACAATCCTTTGGCTGCGATGGGAAAAAAGAACGTTTACGTAAGAATTATCAATCCTAAAGGAAATCTAATTGCTAATTCGGAAGATTTATTTTTTAGTGCATGGTGA
- a CDS encoding lipocalin family protein, with protein sequence MHKRIISFLSLLTALLVLGSCGAPRKGTTGGSDSGTTSAQGPSASQWRSGVKGTWILNSVTRENIPSSYTVKNMFDEAPVDCFIGSRWDLPGGNQRGSITFNADGNLCASGTVRTIVWSIFNPGKTGGQPSFQFKKIYAGDKASNVTSGYRLDLSYADENSLEMRLPVELNEGTGNLVLKFSRAGE encoded by the coding sequence ATGCATAAACGTATTATTTCGTTTTTATCTTTATTAACAGCATTGTTAGTATTAGGTAGTTGTGGAGCACCTAGGAAAGGTACTACAGGCGGTTCTGATTCAGGTACAACATCTGCACAGGGACCTTCGGCATCTCAATGGCGTTCTGGAGTTAAAGGCACATGGATTTTAAATTCGGTGACTCGTGAAAACATTCCTAGCAGCTATACTGTGAAAAATATGTTTGATGAAGCTCCGGTAGACTGTTTCATCGGATCAAGATGGGATTTGCCTGGGGGAAATCAAAGAGGAAGCATTACCTTTAATGCTGATGGCAATTTATGTGCAAGTGGAACTGTTCGTACCATTGTTTGGTCGATCTTTAATCCAGGTAAAACTGGAGGCCAACCATCTTTCCAATTCAAGAAAATCTACGCTGGCGACAAAGCATCGAACGTAACTAGCGGATACCGCTTAGATTTATCGTATGCTGATGAAAACTCCTTAGAGATGCGCTTGCCGGTTGAATTGAATGAAGGTACAGGAAACTTAGTGTTGAAGTTCAGCAGAGCTGGAGAATAA
- a CDS encoding lysylphosphatidylglycerol synthase domain-containing protein has translation MEKSKIWDILKNILKVLITLAALYWVSTKISLGELTEALKNSNFLYLFFALLAYICSILVASSRLNSFFAAIGLKLTERYNFRLYQLGLLYNFFLPGGIGGGRIQNLLLEKEFSDLQKKSSWRGVF, from the coding sequence ATGGAAAAATCAAAAATCTGGGATATCCTCAAAAACATCCTGAAGGTGCTCATCACATTGGCAGCACTGTACTGGGTTTCTACTAAAATATCCCTAGGAGAACTTACAGAAGCGCTTAAAAATAGCAACTTTCTATATCTGTTCTTTGCTTTGCTGGCATATATATGTTCCATCCTAGTCGCATCATCGCGCCTTAACTCCTTCTTTGCTGCAATCGGATTAAAATTAACAGAACGATATAATTTCAGATTATACCAATTAGGGCTCCTCTATAATTTCTTTTTGCCCGGAGGTATTGGAGGGGGACGGATACAAAATCTTCTTCTTGAAAAAGAATTTTCAGATCTCCAGAAGAAAAGTTCTTGGCGCGGTGTTTTTTGA